The nucleotide sequence taattttaaagatggatctgtcatcttccaataattgcaagcaaaaacataccgtctcgcaacttctaagaaagtaaatcgctgtcgaatgaacccaccgtagaaaaacgcgtttcggaatcctaatttcgacaaaagccccacacaatagaaaacacaccctcaaaagttcatcttttaagttagcttccaatccaaggcatcaaagtactccagacacatacaggatattacaaataaccacaaaagacatgtctcacattgttaaatggcttatattcaagaagagaaaaggaactctttagaaataggcactactttcgaatggaccacggagggatacacaatgatttagtgtaatgtaacctaaaaTGAAACGCATACAAAATGAATTTTGCATCAAATTCAGTAAACATGTATGTTTGAACAAAATTACATTCTTACCGTGTAACGTTTCAAGCTCTTTAAAACATAATGtaagataaattaataattaaatattaatgggATCTTCTATCAATACATTGAAGTTTACAACTCCCCGTAATAAGTGAACATCCGGGTCGCAATATATGTAAAACTAATATGCTTAAATTAAGTATTCatgtagaaataataataaaaggagAGTGTATATTTTAAAATCGAATAGCCTTTTTGGAGCACTtttgatacattttttgtaaaagacgatcattttgatattttattaaggaGAGGGGTGGTTATTGAAggcaatacaataaaaataaatgtagtaGTGAAACAGTATTAAAACGGTCAACATACCACTCATCTTTGTATCTAATTAACCCATTTTTGCtgtcgtctagaaaaaaggccttggcaaacagcgtagacccagatggtttaaatattgtaaatatggaaataaatatactagacatccctaattttggaaataaattgatccaatttagaaggatgggagagtccactttgCATAAACGGGTTAACCGTTTTATGCAGGACTGGTTGTCATTTCAAATTTCATTGAGATTGAAGATAGAAGCAATGGAGACGACAACATTCCTTAAATGCTCAATTGTATAGAGATTTGGATGGGCAAATTGTAAAGGTCGATGACGGGACACAAATAGGGTGAATGGGTACTAGTCTGGGTATACATTCAACCTATATTGTCTGGATATGGGGagatattgtattatattatgggCCCGTGCAGTATGTGACATGTCCTTCCGCGTGACAAATCAACACCTTATATGAACTTGCtttcaataattaataatgaAGGCTGTTTACAAAGCGATGTGTACTAAGATTTACCTTTATGTGTTTAAAGCTTAGAAATacaataatgtaaatataaattttcaaGACATTATACCTAAAAAAGCTTTGAAATACAATAATGTAAAGGTACAATTTAAAGACATCATCCCCGAAATAGGTGTTTAGGGAAAAAGAAATTCACCTGGTACACAGCATTGCCTGTCGGATGGTCCAGTACATAATCCCGTTATGTATTTTCCTCCGGAACATGGGTTGAACTTCGACTTGCAGACGCCTGAAACTTGTTTGCAACGATGTTCAGTATCAGTAACCTTCACTGAAATAAATGACCGAATTAATGTTATTATTGAAGTATTAAAACGATTATGTATCAGGAACAAACTAAAACATTGAATATTTACAATTTCAACATGCATGAAGTAATATAGTATCGGAATTTTTTGTATACCTCACAACAGGCATAACAACAACGACCGTCTTGGTTTGACCCGACCAGAAGCAAGCTATAAATGAAACAACATGTTGCAACAACAAGGTCAGTGTCAGACAAAATGAAAACGCAGAATAAATTTCGTTAACAAGTGGGTCAATATATTGGGGCTGCCTCAATAGTTACTACTTTTCAGAGGCCGTCCGTGTTGTTGTCTACTTATTTAATAGTGTATTTCATTAATCTGTCCTCGTTTATATTTATGTCCGGGTAAGGACTGTACAATTCGATAGAGATGATGAAGAGTTCATGGACTAGTCACTATTTCTGACACGTGCTAAATTATGTACCGCGCTTGCACAATATTGACCGCCCGGCTAACGCACAATTGATATACACGGTTCTGTAACGCTTAATTGAGTTTTGTTTgttggaaatttaaaaaaaatgcaatcatTGATTCTAGCATATGCTCTTTCAAACATACTTCAATATCAAAGATCAACACACACAAAATTAGAATAATAGGAAATCCACTCATATAACATCATTGTCACGAAATTGTTCAAACAGGCAAAACGCCTTACCTCCAGACAAAGATCAACTTCAACATCAACATTTATTGATAAAGGATAAAAACGCTGTAACATATGAGTATAAGGCAGCCATACTGAATGAACACTTCCATGGACAAAATATGATATAAAGTTCTAACCAATCCCCCAAATCTATTCCTACTTCCACTTAAATCGTTCCATTCTCGAGTATGATTTCTGAACAAGATgctaaagatgccattactgccCTCGACCACTCGAACACCAGTGATCCAGACTCAGTCAGTCCAAAACTATTTAATGATGGATCTAACGAATTTGTCAAACTGGTATGTTTCCTGTTCAACAAGCTCGTATACAATTCTAGTTTTCGTTTATCTTTGAAACCTGATAActtcaaaatttattttgtaacaaagcaGATCCTTCCCCTCCGTTTACTTACGGCCAATTTTCACAATTAGTTGCATCGGTAAAATAATGCATTATGGTCCGCTGTAAATGTTAATATCGTGTGAACGTgtttattacacatattttccACCTCTTGAACAGCACTGCCTGTTTACTGGTCCATTACATAATACCTCGTGTAAAATTCCGCCGGAACATGGAATGGAAGTGTCTTGGCAGACGCCTAAAATGGCATTGCAATCTGAGTCAACAGTCGTATCTGAATAAAAGAGCGAAACCCACGGTAATGTTAATCTAATAAACTGATTTTATACACGGGAATGGTCAACATTGGCGGTGTACAATTTCAACGTTGAAGCATCGATACCAGTACATTAAAAACAAGTTTGCATAATACATTTACATAAACTATATACAAGTTAAGTTAAGGCTGAAAATGCATTTGGCTATTTAATTGTTAGGTTGtcatattataaatacattttttgcatAGAAAACATCTCTGTTAACATGAACGATTTACGAATCAATTATATAGTTCTGACAGTGAAAAATGAAAGCCATACAAACAGCAAAACAATTGCGTGCTCAACACTTCGTGTGTGAAcgtatttgttacaaatatttccCACCTGGTATACATCAGTAGAATCTTTCTGTCGTGTGTGAAcgtatttgttacaaatatttccCACCTGGTATACATCACTGGAATCTTTCTTTCGTGTGTGAACGTATTGGTTACAAATATTTCCCACCTGGTATACGTCACTGGAATCTTTCTGTCGTGTGTGAACGTATTTATTACACATATTTCCCACCTGGTATACATCACTGGAATCTTTCTGTCATGTATGAACGTATTTGTAACAAATATTTCTCACCTGGTATTCGTCACTGGAATTTTTCTGGTCCCATCGCGTATTTTCCGCCGTGACATGGTTACCGCGTGTCCTTGCAGACGCCTGAACGTGTTTTGCAACGATTTGAAACAGTCTTCTCTGAATTAGACAACGGAGTTCACTTTATTGTATACTTtttacatttatgtttttttttattcaatataagacatacaatgtatacatgtatacatgtatatgatcttaAAACAAAGTGATATCATGTAGAATTGATAATAAACGAATTTACGGTGCGTCTTAGAGACCAATAATTCCAATCATGGAGAGAAACTGTTAACAATTCACTAAAACTGAGTgtgtataaacatataaagtcATCGTACATTCATGAAAGGTACCTTGACATTCTCTGCATACGAAAATACAGGCGTTGTTATTCGCAATTTAGATCAGGTTACCATGAACTTGAAATAGAAAGGGGCAGGTATTTTaatagttaaaattatttttataacaagGACAAAGATACAATTAAACAGTTCCTTCCATGATGTACAATACCAGGACCTCTAGAGGCAAAAGCTGGCACACTTCCACTACAAGAATGTCGAATAATGATTAAGCATAACTCTCCAGCTGGACCCAGTTGTTCGAAACCTGGGTAAATTTTAACCCTGGGATAAATGTCAGATAAATTTAACCCAGGGTTAATTTTTTTCGGTAAGTGTTGTTGCATCATTTTGGTTAAACTTATCCAGCGTTTTGTCTGGATAAATTTAACCCTGGTCTAAAGGTTGGTTAaaatttatccatgtaaacaaacaaaatggccgaATTTTATCTGTATCGGAATGCACGCAAGAATCGACAACATTCTTTGAATGTTGATTTAAATGATGAAGAAATGCGCAGTCGTTAtagattttcaaatgaaaatattgatAGAATTTGTGACTTAATAGGCGGAAAAATCGAAAGATCGACACAGCGTTCAAACGCACTTTCTGTCAAACTACAGGTTTTAATTACATTACGGTACCTGGCGTCCGGCAATTTTATGCAGACCGTGGGGGACACTTTCTGCGTCGATAAAGGTACTGTTTCCAGAGTGGTAAAGTCCGTTGTCAGCCAGTTGTGTTCCCTCAAAAATCGGTTTATCACATTTCCAACGACAGCTGAAGTTGTACGCAGGGAACAAAACGCATTTTACAATATGCATGGTTTTCCCTGCGTTATAGGGTGCATTGATGGCACACATGTCCGCATACTGTCTCCAGGCTCCCCTGCTGAGAGAGACTATGTTAACCGGAAAAACTTCCATAGCATCAATGTGCAAGTGACATGTGACAGCCGAGGTAAGAATCTGGGACAATTTTGTTCAACACATCTATAAATAGAATTTGAGGCCCGTCCACAAAGTCTGTGATTACTTTCCCTAATAACGTGACTTCAATATcttctatgctgtttgcacaccATGCTCGCTTTTTCGTTTACAAATGCCagtttcgaaataattcgttttctttacactcgtgATCGCATAAAAGGTTAAtgatacacgttttcattcgcaatttttttacaaaatcacgacaaatgtaaagtacaatacaaaacatgcatagttgtttgattgatttataatcatataaaagATTGGATATAACGGATAAAAAATTAacgttttaaaacttttatttaatcttttccccagaaaatgctgtcctatttatagctggcGATGTTCTAATTATTGATCTTAAACAGCCAAGAAACACTAGCACATGTGTTGGTTTCTGCTATATTTAAGGTCTTATCACCAGCATCAATGCAGCATGGCCGGGAGCTGCACACGATGCCCATGTCTTCAGAAGTTCAGCAATAGGAACGTACTTAGATCGGCATCACCGAAGTATGCGAGTAAACCCTTCATTTCACCCATTGTATACATAGTACTACGCTGACGTCTCTAGCTCGTAGCATGTGATTGTTAAAATGCGATACTCGGTTTTGGGGATTGTTTCACCAATACATATATACCAATTTGCAGGTTTGGAAAATGGTGTTCTTCTTGGGGACAGTGGGTATCCCTGTCGCACGTTCCTGCTGACACCGTATCTAAACGCTACTTACGCTGTCCAAGAACGGTACAATGACAGTCACAGCAAGACACGATGCTGCATTGAGCGCCTCTTTAGTGTTTGGAAGAGACGCTTTCACATCCTTCACGCTGAGGTATGGGCGATCTGTAGTTTACTGTATGCttacatattttattcaatacacATAATGGTACTGACGTTGAAAACACCGTGTCCAGGGGCGGACCCAGgataagagggggggggggggctgggcattgaaagatttgttgagggtccacgattttagtgattttgaaggctttgacaacaacttctcgagcatgtcacgccctATATACTGTCATCAAAGTACCTTTTTATTATGCCAAACAAGTGCATAGTTTATTGTGTTGGGGGTCCAGGGGGtgcgaagccccccccccccggaagcttcacgactTTAGTGATTTTGAAGTCTTAGACAAGTTTAAATAGATAATTTAGATCTAATTGAGTGTGAAActtcaaatgaattgactttacttcgGCGATCCGCCAATGGTGTCTTAGCTACAAAGGCGACGGAACCGTGCTTAATGGAGCCGGGCTCCAATAATTTAAGAAGTagctgttatttttttattcctgTATGCACCGGGATTCTTATGACTCCGGCTAGCGTAGTAGTTTGTGTACATTAACTTCATCCATTAACTATCCCAGTTCGGCCCCCCGTTTCTGGCGTAAATGAGTTTTGCTGGTGGTCATACATTTGTTATACGTAACATATGATGAAAGTGctgatttaatatttaaattatatcttaTATGTAGAGAGTTATCTCAGGCTCACATAAACTAACTATATACTCATAAGTTATATTTCCTTTATGTGCAGAATGTGTGATGATGTATTGCATCAAGTTTTAGTggaaaaccatattttcaaaagtTTCAACGTATACTAGTCAATCGCAATTATCAATCTTATTTATGTTACATTCATCCAGATAAGACTGAAGCCAGAGAAATGCAGCAATGTGATTATAGCGTGTGCTGTTCTTCACAATCTTGCCAAACTGTGGGGTGAGCCGGAAGTACTTCCCGAGGACGAACTGCGTTACGTGGAAACCCCGGCATACATCGGGCACCAGGATGGTCGTGGTATACGAGACCATATCGCCAATAACTATTTTGATCGCTGAAATGTGCACATGCATAGAAAGCAAACAtgagaaaaagtaaaaaaaaaacaatataaagtggcattatcatatatttatatatatacaaccAAAAATATGAACAGTTACCCATGTGTGTGACAGTggttttttaacatattttgcacaTAAAAAGAATTTACCGTCGCATAAAGCAAACTATTTCATTAAAAGCGAACTATTGTTCATTTTCCATCATCTTTCTGGTCTGCGCTAGTGCATTAGTCATGTTGCGGTAGAACTCCCCCTGGTTCTTCACCATTTCCATCTTCGCTGCAATCAGTTTCATTTTTTCCTCATGCAGCCGCAACTTACTTACAAAGTACTCCTTCTGTAATGCCTTTAGGTCATCGCTCCTgtaaaataagtgcattaaaagATTCCACAAACCCGACCGACTGTAATTTTGTGCCGATCATATTTCATTTGGccatttgaatttaaatttacaGCAAAAACTAACTGTTTCAAAGCAATGTGTTAAAGTAAATTACTTTATTATAATTACGAGTGTGCCATTTCAGAATTATTTGGagatgttagtggaaacaaacaacatatattaaaGAATAAATATGTTGGTTTTTTTCAGACATCTTCATATCGGTTTTTAGCCACAATAAGTTTTCTGCAGCAAGTATAATGGTGTTATAGAAAGAGACACAATTCTGTCCTGCGGCGTAACTTGTTTTGACATATTTCGTCGAATTCGATTTTTAAATTGATTGGTAATCTCTATACCAGACAAGTGGGCTGACTGCATCTGAATATTCTAATCATAAATACCTTTTCGATTTTTTCTTTGCATCACCTTGCTTGCTGGAACACGGATCTTaacgagaaaaaaaaagtttaatattaaGATTATCAATAAACCTATATGCTAACACTATCAACAAGCCTATCGTCATGACTATATCCACAAcattttctactactactactactactactactactactactactactactactactgctgctaaaacttctactacaacaacaactactactactacaactgctaatacttctactactactactactactactactacttctactactactactactactactactactacatactactactactactactactactactactactactactactactactactgtaactactactactactactactactactactactgctgctgctgctgctactactactacttctactactactactactacaactactactactactacttctactactactataactactactactactacttctactactacttctacttccactactactacttctacttatactactactactactttaactactactactactgtaactactactactgctgctgctgcggctactactactactactactactactactacttctattactactactactactactactactactactactactactactactattacttcccctactactacttctactactactactactttaacttctactactactgtaacttctactactgctgctgctgcggctactactactactactactactactactacttctactactactactactactacttctactactactactactactactactactacatactactactactactactactactactactactactactactactactactactactactactattacttcccctactactactactactactactgctgctgctgctgctgctgctgctactactactactactactactactactactactactactactactactactactgctactataactactactactactacttctactactactactacttccactactactacttctacttatactactactactactttaactactactactactgtaactactactactgctgctgctgcggctactactactactactactactactactactactattactactactactactacgtctactactactactactactactactactatgacttcccctaatactacttcttctactactactactttaactactactactactgtaacttctactactgctgctgctgcggctactactactactactactactactactactacttctactactactactactactactactactactactactgctactactactactactacttctactactactactactactactacgtctactactactactactactactactactactactactactactactactactactactactactactactacttctactactagtactatttgTACTACTGCAACTGCCACTACTACACTTCTACTTTTATTATACTACAACTTGCTTATCAGTGATCTTGAAAAGTAACATAACACTTTCCAAAACCATATTTAATCGACGCAAAAAAGTTTTACCGTATGTGGAGCTATCGCGTTCGTTCGTCCTGGTTCTGCTGTTGTCGGATGAGACCTGCGTAGTCTTCTGCACTTTTTCTTTCTCTGAAATAcacaataattcaataaaatgtaattgaACAGCATTGCAAATAACACGAACAAATCCTATCAGGCATCCTTAGCAATCTAAGATTTGTTGAACGCACAAACGGATGGGCACGATGGCTATTTTCATCCTCATTGATAGAGGTATCATTATATATGTAATGCATACGACGACTACTTTAAATACGTTTGTTCTGTTAACGTGGGAAAATGCAGATTTGTGTCCTTGAAACtatgtttttttagaaatttaTTTCAAACTTACCCGTCATTTGATCAACCGATTCACAACTCACTGTATGAGACTTTTCAATCGCTGGAATAAACGATGACCGTGAAATATTAAACATCATACAATCAAATGCTTTCAACAAGAAACGAACACATGCTTACATCATCTACAGCAGAAGTTGATAAAAGGCAGTTCAAAAGACTGTTCTAGAttcgcataaaaaacaacaacacacaacaaCATTTCAGCTGTTAATGCACAAGGCTAGTTTAGAGATATATTTTCAGCATTCATTTAACAAGGTCGAAAGAAAGCATTGACGCGAGCTTAACCAGCATGTGCATGTTTGAATCGACATGTACGCAGTTAATCTGGAAGTCAGTAATTGAT is from Dreissena polymorpha isolate Duluth1 chromosome 14, UMN_Dpol_1.0, whole genome shotgun sequence and encodes:
- the LOC127858352 gene encoding putative nuclease HARBI1, whose product is MAEFYLYRNARKNRQHSLNVDLNDEEMRSRYRFSNENIDRICDLIGGKIERSTQRSNALSVKLQVLITLRYLASGNFMQTVGDTFCVDKGTVSRVVKSVVSQLCSLKNRFITFPTTAEVVRREQNAFYNMHGFPCVIGCIDGTHVRILSPGSPAERDYVNRKNFHSINVQVTCDSRGLITSINAAWPGAAHDAHVFRSSAIGTYLDRHHRSLENGVLLGDSGYPCRTFLLTPYLNATYAVQERYNDSHSKTRCCIERLFSVWKRRFHILHAEIRLKPEKCSNVIIACAVLHNLAKLWGEPEVLPEDELRYVETPAYIGHQDGRGIRDHIANNYFDR